The Thiomicrorhabdus lithotrophica DNA segment CAGCCAATGCAGAGAAGAGGTTAGCAATTAAAGAGATAACAAATAAGGTGAGTTGTTCGAATATATCCATGCGCCTATTGTAATCTACAGGCCAGGCTAAATTGATTTAACTGTCAATTTTGTTACTGACAATTTAGGTATAAAAAAAGCCACTCAATTGAGTGGCTCTTTTGTTCTACAAACTATTTAAAGTTCTTACAAAAGGGACTAACCTTCTTGCTTATGTAGATGTACATCCATCTGAGGATATGGAATTGAGATTCCAGCTTCATCAAAAGATGTTTTAACTTTTTCATTCATGTCCCACATGACAGCCCAATAGTCGCCAGAGTTAACCCATGGACGAACGATAAAGTTTACACTACTATCGGCTAATTCAGATAAAGCGACTACTGGTGCTGGATCTTTTAAAATACGATCATCAGCAGCAACTAGGCCTTCAAGAATTTCTTTTGCTTTACGAATATCGTCGTCATAACCAATACCGAAAACCATATCAACACGGCGTGTATCGCGAGCAGAGAAGTTAGTAATTGCACCACCATAAATACCACCATTAGGTACGATTACTTCTTTGTTATCACCCGTACGCATCGTTGTGCTGAAAATTTGTACTTTTTCTACCACACCAGACACACCACCAGCATCAATGAAGTCACCGCTCTTAAATGGCTTAAACACGATAATCATGACACCAGCTGCAAAATTCTGCATTGAACCTTGTAGCGCTAAACCAATTGCTAAACCTGCCGCAGCAATTAGCGCAACCAGAGAAGATGTATCCACACCTAACTGATCCAACGCTGCAATAATAACAAATAGTAATAGAATCGCATTTACAATTGAGCCTAGAAAGTTAACTAACATCTCGTCCATTGATTCTGAACGATTTAATAACTTCTTAACTAGGTTAACAATAACCTTAACAACCCATTTACCAATGACAAAAATAGCAATTGCCATAACGATTTTAATCGCCCACGGCATCGCGTAGTCATTTAATAAAATATCAAAATCCATCGTATTTTCCTTTTAATTCAATTTTTATAAGACCTTTACCATGAGCCAGAGGCAACATAAAACCACTGTCGTCCTGTGAACTCACCAAGCCATTTTGTAACTTAAGCCGTAATTAAGGTTCCAACACCTTCATCCGTGAAGACTTCAAGCATAACTGCATGTTCAACACGTCCATCAACAATGTGTGAAGAGTGAACACCATTTTGAACAGCTTCTAAAGCACATTGTATCTTTGGCAGCATGCCTCCGTAAATTGTACCATCCTCTACGAGTTTATCTACACTTTCAGCATTCAACCCTGTTAATAGAGTACCTTGTTTATCTAGCAGACCCGCTGTATTCGTTAATAGCATTAATTTTTCAGCATGTAGGGCTTCAGCAATTTTGCCCGCCACTAAATCTGCGTTGATATTGTAGGACTGACCTTCTTTATCCACACCCACTGGTGCAATAACCGGGATAAAATCATCCTGAATTAACATATCCAGTACTTTAGTATTAATTTGCCCTACTTCACCTACGTGACCTAAATCAATAATTTCAGGTGCATCCAACTCCGGAGCAAGATTTTTCATCTTCATCTTTGTCGCGCAGATTAAATTACCATCTTTACCCGTAAGACCTACGGCATTACCACCCGCTTGATGAATCAGGTTCACAATCTCTTTATTAACTAAGCCACCTAAAACCATCTCTACAATATCCATGGTTTCGGTATCGGTTACACGCATTCCTTGAATAAACTCAGATTGCTTTCCAACACGGTCTAATAAATCACCAATTTGTGGTCCACCGCCATGAACAACAACTGGATTCATTCCGACTAATTTCATTAGAACAATATCGCGCGCAAAGCCTTGCTTAAGCCCTTCATCGGTCATGGCATTACCACCATATTTGACCACAATGGTTTTACCTGAAAAGCGCTGAATGTATGGTAAAGCTTCCGTTAAAACCGAGGCAATATTCTGTGCTTGTTCTTTATTTAAATTCATAGTTTGTTGTGCTCTCATAATAGTGAGTTCTCATTTATTCAAAATTACTGGCACGCTCACTTTGCCAGCGAAAGCGATTAATCTCTGAAGTTGTTAAACTGCAACGGTAACTCTAAATCTTCCATGCCTTTTAACATTTGCATCACTTGCTGAAGATCATCACGTTTTTTACCGGTTACACGAATACTGTCACCCTGGTTGGCGGCTTGAACTTTCAACTTAGAATCTTTAATTGCTTTGATGATTTTCTTAGCTAAAGGCGCATCTAGCCCTTCTTTCATCTCAATATCTTCTTTAGCTGTTTTAAGCTGAACATCTGTATTTTTACGTTCCATACATTTAATATCAATGCCACGGCGATTCGCTTTTTGTACCAAAATATCAAACATTTGATCTAACTGAAAATCAGACTGCGTTTTCATAGTTACCGTTGTGCCTTTAAGCTCAAACGCAGAATCGGTGCCTTTAAAGTCATAACGTGTTGTTACTTCTTTATTTGCTTGGTCTAAAGCGTTCTGTAATTCGTGTTTATCAAGTTCTGAAACAATATCAAAAGTAGGCATGTTTTCTCCTAAAAATCACAGTTACCAGGCCTGGTAACCTTTCGAGTAAAATAAAATTAAATAATCTCAATATTTTACCACTTGCAAGCCACAGTAGAAACGACCATAAAGCGGTTTCAGTCAAATCATTTCCAATCCCATTCAGTGTTCGCTTTATAATCAACACTAAGATTAAAACTCAACCCGAAAAAGCATGACTCAAAAAACACCTTTTACGCCAAACATTTCCAAAGTAGCCTCAGCCATTCAACCTTTTCATGTTATGAAAATTTTAGCGGAAGCTAAAGCGCTTGAGGTGGCTGGGCAAGAGATTATCCATATGGAAATTGGCGAACCTGACTTTTCCTCTTTGCAGTGCATTAATCAAGCAGCAAATCAAGCGGTTCAAAAAGGCCTAACGCATTACACTCCAACAATGGGGCTGCCTGCTTTACGCAAAAAACTGGCGCATTTTTACCAAAGTTTTTACCAAGCTGAAGTAAACCCTAATCAGGTTATGATTACCCCTGGTTCCTCTACCGCTTTACAACTGGTATTAACCGCCACATTGAACCCGGGCGACAAAGTCATCCTTGCGGATCCAGCCTATCCGTGTAATCGACAGTTTGTAAACTTACTTTATGCCGAGCTTTTAACCATTCCGGTTTCACATGAAACACAGTACCAACTTAACTTAGAACAGCTAAAGAAAAACTGGCAAGATGGCATCAAGGTCGTTATGGTCGCATCACCGTCTAACCCAACTGGTACAGTTATTGAGCAAACTGAATTGGTGGCCATGGCTGAGTTTTTAGCCGAAAAGAATGTCTATTTGATTGTCGATGAGATATACCAAGGCCTGGTTTATGACCGACCTGCTGAGAGTGTTTTGGCCAATCAAAATTTGCCCGATAATGTCATTGTCATTAACTCGTTTTCTAAGTTCTTTGGCATGACTGGTTGGCGTTTAGGGTGGACAGTCGCGCCCAAACATCTCATACCCATTTTAGATAGACTCGGCCAAAACCTATTTTTAGCCGCGCCTACTCCTTCACAATATGCCGCTTTACGCGTATTGGATGACGATGCGCTCTGTGAGTTAGAGCAGCGTAGACAGATATTTGAAAACAGAAGAAATACGCTTTATCATGCAATGCTCAATGAAGGGTTTACATTAAAAACACTACCGCAAGGTGCTTTTTATCTCTATTGGGATGTATCAGATTTTACCGATAATGCTCAACAGTTCTGCTCAGCTCTACTGCAAAATACAGGCGTTGCTATTACCCCTGGCAAAGACTTTGGCCAGTTTAACGCTGATACTCATGTACGATTAGCCTACACAACAGATGAAGAGAATTTACAGCTAGCAGTAAAGAAAATCACCGCATTTATAAAGACACAACGTTAAGTTAAATAGGCATTAAAAGACAAAATTAAACTACCAGGCCTGGTGGTTTTTAAGATCTCTTAACGAGAAAGATATTACTTTGTTCCTGTTGAACCAAAACCACCCACACCACGTTCTGTGGCATCACCAAATTCTTGTACTTCTGTAAATACGGGTTGTAAAACAGGCACAATCACCATCTGTGCAATACGCTCACCCACTTCAACGGTGTAAGCGGTATCACCACGGTTCCAAACCGATACCATTAATGGCCCTTGATAATCAGAGTCAATTAACCCTACTAAATTACCCAATACAATTCCATGTTTGTGGCCTAAGCCGGAGCGGGGTAATAACATAGCTGCTAAACCAGCATCATCCAAATGAATAGCCATACCCGTAGGAATCAAAACAGTTTGACCAGGCTCGATTGCCATGTCTTCATCTATACAAGCGCGTAAATCTAAACCCGCAGAACCTTTTGTTCCATAATGTGGCATTTCAATCTCATTACCTAAACGAGAATCTAAAATTTTATACTCAACCTGAATTGTCATAACACACCTTATATATATAAATTTTCAGCTATTTTACATGAAGTTTAAAAAGTGCTCAGCATGAATTACTTTCAATACTATCTAAGCAAACAACCAGGCCTTTATACCCCCTTCGCGGGGTATGGTAACTCTAAAATCATTATGTTCTTACAAGCTATAAAATCCCCTATCGCCCTTATTTAAGCTTTCTTCTAGACATTTAATACGTTTATAGGTAATTTACATAATTAAAGTCAAATTCACGTTTAAACATAAAGGTTAACTATGGAATCCATCAACGCAATACTTTCTACTGCAAGCACCTGGGCTTGGGGGCCTGCAATGTTGATTTTATTGTTAGGAACTGGTGTCTATTTAACCATACGCTTAAAATTCTTACCGCTACGTAATCTTTTTTACGCCTTCTCTTTATTATGGAAAAGACGAACTTCCAAAGAAGAGGGAGATATCAGTCCATTTGGTGCTTTAATGACGGCAATGTCGGCCACGGTGGGAACTGGAAACATTGCTGGCGTAGCAGCCGCTTTATTTATTGGTGGACCAGGCGCTATTTTTTGGATGTGGATGACCGCCTTAGTAGGAATGGCAACCAAATATGGCGAAGCGGTTTTAGCCGTTAAATATCGTGAAGTAGACGACCAAGGCTGTCACGTAGGTGGTCCAATGTATTACATCAAAAATGGCATGGGCGAAAAGTGGAAACCACTTGCCTTCGCTTTTGCCATGTTTGGAACCATAGCTGCATTTGGTATTGGTAATATGGTTCAGGCCAATGCCGTTGCAGGTGCAATGGAAAGTGCTTTTGAAATAAATAATCAAGTAACAGGCCTGGTATTAATGGTGTTAGTTGGCTTAGTTCTATTTGGTGGGATTAAACGTATTGCGCATACCGCTACGGCTTTAGTTCCTATCATGGCTGTTCTGTATATTACTGTGGCGCTTTACATATTGATTATGCATGCGGATGCTTTACCTGCAGCATTCGCCACAATCATAGAGAGCGCTTTTACAGGTAGTGCAGCAGCGGGCGGTTTCGCTGGTGCGGGAATTATTTTAGCGATTCAATTTGGTGTGGCTCGAGGAGTATT contains these protein-coding regions:
- a CDS encoding YajQ family cyclic di-GMP-binding protein, with protein sequence MPTFDIVSELDKHELQNALDQANKEVTTRYDFKGTDSAFELKGTTVTMKTQSDFQLDQMFDILVQKANRRGIDIKCMERKNTDVQLKTAKEDIEMKEGLDAPLAKKIIKAIKDSKLKVQAANQGDSIRVTGKKRDDLQQVMQMLKGMEDLELPLQFNNFRD
- a CDS encoding alanine/glycine:cation symporter family protein, whose protein sequence is MESINAILSTASTWAWGPAMLILLLGTGVYLTIRLKFLPLRNLFYAFSLLWKRRTSKEEGDISPFGALMTAMSATVGTGNIAGVAAALFIGGPGAIFWMWMTALVGMATKYGEAVLAVKYREVDDQGCHVGGPMYYIKNGMGEKWKPLAFAFAMFGTIAAFGIGNMVQANAVAGAMESAFEINNQVTGLVLMVLVGLVLFGGIKRIAHTATALVPIMAVLYITVALYILIMHADALPAAFATIIESAFTGSAAAGGFAGAGIILAIQFGVARGVFSNEAGMGTAPIAHAAAKTNNPVEQGHIAMLGTFIDTIILCTMTALVIMVTGVWTSGETGSPLTALAFTTGLDSQIGAVVVAIGLAIFAFTTLLGWSYYGEKCAEYIAGTKVITGYRILWVIAVFAGAALSDYFNTVLILADVLNALMAIPNLIALLVLSPIIIKLSQEKFK
- a CDS encoding aminotransferase class I/II-fold pyridoxal phosphate-dependent enzyme translates to MTQKTPFTPNISKVASAIQPFHVMKILAEAKALEVAGQEIIHMEIGEPDFSSLQCINQAANQAVQKGLTHYTPTMGLPALRKKLAHFYQSFYQAEVNPNQVMITPGSSTALQLVLTATLNPGDKVILADPAYPCNRQFVNLLYAELLTIPVSHETQYQLNLEQLKKNWQDGIKVVMVASPSNPTGTVIEQTELVAMAEFLAEKNVYLIVDEIYQGLVYDRPAESVLANQNLPDNVIVINSFSKFFGMTGWRLGWTVAPKHLIPILDRLGQNLFLAAPTPSQYAALRVLDDDALCELEQRRQIFENRRNTLYHAMLNEGFTLKTLPQGAFYLYWDVSDFTDNAQQFCSALLQNTGVAITPGKDFGQFNADTHVRLAYTTDEENLQLAVKKITAFIKTQR
- the argB gene encoding acetylglutamate kinase, translating into MRAQQTMNLNKEQAQNIASVLTEALPYIQRFSGKTIVVKYGGNAMTDEGLKQGFARDIVLMKLVGMNPVVVHGGGPQIGDLLDRVGKQSEFIQGMRVTDTETMDIVEMVLGGLVNKEIVNLIHQAGGNAVGLTGKDGNLICATKMKMKNLAPELDAPEIIDLGHVGEVGQINTKVLDMLIQDDFIPVIAPVGVDKEGQSYNINADLVAGKIAEALHAEKLMLLTNTAGLLDKQGTLLTGLNAESVDKLVEDGTIYGGMLPKIQCALEAVQNGVHSSHIVDGRVEHAVMLEVFTDEGVGTLITA
- a CDS encoding mechanosensitive ion channel family protein, translated to MDFDILLNDYAMPWAIKIVMAIAIFVIGKWVVKVIVNLVKKLLNRSESMDEMLVNFLGSIVNAILLLFVIIAALDQLGVDTSSLVALIAAAGLAIGLALQGSMQNFAAGVMIIVFKPFKSGDFIDAGGVSGVVEKVQIFSTTMRTGDNKEVIVPNGGIYGGAITNFSARDTRRVDMVFGIGYDDDIRKAKEILEGLVAADDRILKDPAPVVALSELADSSVNFIVRPWVNSGDYWAVMWDMNEKVKTSFDEAGISIPYPQMDVHLHKQEG
- the dut gene encoding dUTP diphosphatase, with translation MTIQVEYKILDSRLGNEIEMPHYGTKGSAGLDLRACIDEDMAIEPGQTVLIPTGMAIHLDDAGLAAMLLPRSGLGHKHGIVLGNLVGLIDSDYQGPLMVSVWNRGDTAYTVEVGERIAQMVIVPVLQPVFTEVQEFGDATERGVGGFGSTGTK